The DNA sequence GATTGACTGGCAGCAACAGGGGCATTTTGATATCTTTTTATTGGAAGTGATAAATGGGGCTTTTGGGAAATCAGCATTAGAGGCGATGAACGTGATCTGTGTCTTCGCTGTCCCCGAAGTGTATTTCTTGGTGGTTGCATTAAATTTAAGACTCCCTTCGGCTGTGGATGCAAGCGAATATCCCGATATCGTTGGTGCTGCGATGCTTTGACCTCTGATAGCTAGATTTGATGTTGGAAATGGAGCCGGATCCTGAGGGCTGGCCAAGTTCTGTGTTTTAACGATAGGTTTGGTTTGCAAGAGATTACCGATGGGTAGCGAGGGCTGAGCAGTCGAGGACTGAGTTTGTGGCGCCTTCTGGGCTATGGAGTGTTTTTGTGCCATAAGAAAGTTGTGCCTTCGCCTGAGATTTGCTTGAATGATACGCTGTTGTAGGTCGGATAATTTGGAGATATCTAATTTATCGATAACATTCCCGTCGTCTGTTTTCTGGAAAAGAGCCTCCTTTgatggacgaagaagaataatGCACTCGAGATGCTTCCTTAGCTCCTGGTGCTTACTTGGATCAAACGTTTGGTCAGCTCTGCGATTCCGCGATGCCTTTCCTGTTCGACGGATAGCCACGCTGATCAGAGCTAGGATCTCGATAGCGGAATCAATGTTCTGGATACTCGCAGCAAAGTTTACATCAGACTCGGCGAGGCTATTGGAGTAATCCAGAGAGTCTTCCAACATAGTAAGGACATTCTTCACTAATTGAAGGTCGTTTGTTCGACCCTGAAGCCTGGAATCCAGTGAAGCTCCGGGCTTTGCCAAGGCACCAAGGCCATCCGCCCAGAGACTGAAGTCAGCCAGCCGGCTTTCTAATGGCCCGATGTATCCAGCTCTCTGAGCGGCCAGGAGCTGCTTGAATTTGGAAATGCAGAACTGCGTGAGCGTCAGGATTGAGGGCGCTGTTGGCTCCATGCTGtattgaagatggagagctgaGCCTGGCCTTCTACGTTGAGATGGCCGGAGTCGCAATCGGTCTTGGTGAGTAGATTGTAAGGCATGAGCGGGGAAGATTATGAAATTGCACTGGCCAATGGCGAGTGCAGATAATACGGGTTTCTTCCAGGCTCCCACCTTGGAATTGGTGAACTCCTCACTTGGAGACGAACAAATTCTATGTTATGGCTGAAGATACAGGCATTCCTGCCCTCCTGGCATCTCGTGCGATAGTGGTCTCGAGAGCGATATATGATGTATTTCGTGGGAGACGCTTGACACCTGCCGACCTTGGCAGCTTCCGCGCAGCTCACGAGATTGCCGCCAAGCTTTATATGATCCACCAATATCTCGGGACTCTTCCGCCTTATTGGGTTGAACACGATGTTGAGCAGCTTTGCCACACGATGCTGCATAGCTTGGATGCTATTTATCCGCCAACGGTGGGATCAGCGCGTTCATCTCTTTTCAATCGGACTTATGCTACAGATCTGGAGATAAACGTTATGAACTTTTTCAAGAAGCAAACAGAAAAGAGCCGAGAAATCAGGCGCGATTGCGACAGCCTCATCCAAAAGTTGACCAAGGACGCAAACGACATAAAAGGACTACCTAAGATCGTGACTCAGCATCTCGACACACCGGATACATCTTTGGATGAACTCAATCATGGGGCTTTCAACGCCCTCCAAACAATCGCTGAATGCGAATCTACGAAATACCAAACTTGTCGGACGGCGCCGaccgctgaagaagatttgCAAATCATGCGGCACCCTGCACGAATCTGTCTCCATGAACTTCGAAATAGCCAAGAGACGGTTAAGAGAGATATGACGGTCCTTGTTTCAGCTATGGATATGACTCTTTGGCAAGAGTTTAGTTTAAAGATGTAAGTGTATCCGTGACCCTTGCAGGATGAAGTTGTGGCATCAACAATCGCCCACCTACCTATAAGTAAGACGATCTAGTATATGGCCCCGTCACACCACTTAGTCAACTAGACCTGTTGATAGTTTAGCGTTGTTGATGTTAGCTCGTTGTTCAGAGTAGCTTAAATGTTATTTTCACTAACGATCTGAGCTTTAGTCAGCCAAGCGGCCCTGCAGATAATGGCCAGCCTTTGAGTCGAGGAGGGTTCTGCTATATCCTTGATCGACAAATAGATGCTAGCGTGCCTCTCTATTTCAAAGACGGCCATGGTCTTTTCAAGCTCAATCAATCGCATGTCTTACGGCAGTTTTTCAAGGCCGGGAATGGAGAGTCTCTAAAAGAGGTCTTGTGCCATTACAACCTCACCCCAAAGGACAAAGTGACACTCTCATATGCTATCGCACGATCATACTGGAAATACTACAAGTCAGAACTGCTGATTCGGACCAAGTGGACGAGCGATAACATCTGGTTTATGCCTGAGGGGGGGCAACGAAGGAAACAAAGAACACCTACCGCTATGCGCCTATTTGTCATTTCCTTTCAGCATTCCTGGCAGAAGTGATTCTGATATTGTAGACAGGGACCAGCTGACTCATAAATATCCTCAGATACTTGACATAGGCGTATTGCTTCTAGAAATCGGTCTCGCTAAGCCGTTTCAAACATTGAAACGCAAAAATAGGGTCGCACAGGCAAACTTTGATCACAAGAGGGCAATCGACGACTTGGGCGAACtagagaagatgaaatggGATGGCTTCACGAATAGTAAGAGGTattttgatgatgctgtcaaGTTCTGtctcaaaagcaaagaggtCAATCCTTCACCGGAGCAACAAAACCTAGATGGGAAAGAAGGTATCGTCATACGGAAAAAGTTCCACGAGTATGTGGTCCGCCCACTCGAATGGCTACAAAAGGGCTTCGGAACGCAAGTTGGGCACATTAATTATGTCGACAAGAAGCCTCTTTCTCCTCCGCAAAGAGCACCTGATAACGAGGCTGGGAAATTGGAACCAGACGCAGAATTCCACAGCGCCACTGTAGTTCCCCAGATGTGGCTAAGAGACCTAAAGAAGATCAGTGAACTGGTGGAGCGCAAACGGCGCGATTGTGCAGTTTCAGCTGAGATTCGCGTTGCCATCCTGGATACAGGGTTGGATAGAGAATTTCCCACCTTTCGAGCGAAGAGCGGGCTGATGAAGAGCATCATCGAGGAGAAGGATTTTGTGGATCCTGACGCGCAAACTATGACAGATACTTTTGGACACGGGACCCTTATGGCAAGGCTCCTGATGGAGTGCGCTCCCGGAGCAGGTATTCTAGTTGCTCGTGTTGCTAAAAGCACTAATGAGCTTGAGAGCAGTCGCGAAAATATTAAGCAGGTGAGTAATGGGATTATATTACTTTCATATATAAAGCTTACATGTTATTCGGTAAGGCCATCCTCTGGGCCGGACAGATTGGCAAAGCTGATATTATTTTCATGTCCTTTGGCTTCCCTACCAACGACCAAGGGATACGCGAGGCTATTGAGAAGGTGCAGAAAGAGCGTCAAGACAATATAATTTTTCTAGCCAGTGCTGGGAACTCGTCTACAGACGATGAGAGCTTCCCTGCCCGCCACCCTGCTGTTATATCAGTCTATGCTACAAACTGCAACGGAGTCTTTCTGTCATCAAATGCAAAAAGTACTACCAATAGTGCCGCCGTGCTCGGCACATTCGGCGACGACATCCCAAGCTCCATTCAAGACGAGTTTAGCAGCACATACCCAAAGATTTGCGAGCCCGGGTCCTCAGTCGCCACGGCAATAATGGCAGGCATAAGTGCTACGATGCTTATATACGCCACTGTACTGCCTCGGTTGATCTTGCTGCAAGGTAAGGCGGCGAGTACAACCGACAACATGCTGCAACGACTCCGGACCACCAAAGGCATGGAGGCAGCATTGGATCGACTGGCACCAAAAGACGAGGACCACCCACGGCGTAGGTCTGTGAACCCGATCTGGTTTTGGAAGAAGTCGAGTGATGATCTCGGGCGATATGCGGCTATTTTTGATGCCTTGTCAAAATTAGACAGAATATCATAGAGAATGGCGCGAAGAATGACTGGACGGCTCGATCATATTACAATGACATGAATCAACTTCAACGAACCTAGCCAATCCACCTTGGTGAATCTGATGCAAAGCGTAGTTTCGAGTGAATGCGGTGTCATTTTTTATAGAATAATTCTTTCTTTATACGCCTTCTGGCATATGTTGACTACGTTTCAGTAATTCGCTCTCAATTGCCAGAGGCTGGCTTTGAAACACGATATAGGAGTCATTGTCTACTCCTTCGAGCCGCTTCTCTTCATAACCATCTTGCTCTGCATCCAAATCTTCTCGGTACACTGCGCCGTCCACCTCAacaatctccatctcaggctcgacatcttcagcttcacCGCTGAAAAATGCTGTCCTATCAGAAAATAGCTCGACATCGGCACCTATATTCTTAGGCCGAATTACGTGTAGCCGATATGCGAAAACGATTCCCGGCGCTGTCTCATAGCTACTGCTGGCTCTATCCTCTGTTTTACCAGCGACCGTGGCCCCTAGAACGGCGGGCATTATGCCAGTGGGAATAAATCCTGATGCTTTAACAGAAGTTGCCGtatttctcctcttctcttctgtaACTGTAAGGCTCTCTCGCACCACACGTAAGCCCGTGATGATGTATACATGGCGCTTGCCAAAACGTCCTCCGTCAATGTGCCTCTGAACATTATCAAGCGCCAAGATTGCTCTCAAGGTCTCTGGAGCGAAGGCTCCGTGGTATGTCCGCACCTCATGATCCACGGCGCTAAAGGTTTTGTTCTTGTACCATGACACATTGATCTTGGCGTTTCCGACGTTGAGAACCTTGGCAAAGAGCGCGAGCCCCAAAGAACGGCTTTTTTCGGCTGAGAAACTGAGGTTTTTCTCCGTGATGGACTTGACCTCTGGCAGGATGACAGTCGGGTAGGAGATGGCAGAGGCGAGAATGGCGGTTGGTTGTTGAGGGCTggggatgatgctgccgagcGCAATTTGGCCGTCTGGAAGAAAGGTAAAGTCGGGAGGGAGAAACCAGGTTTTGCCTGTCATCgcgttggaggagaagatggagtcTTGGTTGCTTGAGGTTGGTGAATAGGATGAGAAACTATTTTTGGGCCTTGACCAAAATTTCCATAGTCTGCAGATTGTGGATAAGTGTACTACTCTGACATTGGTTTTGATTCGCGTAAATTGATGGATTGATTGTCAGGCCGCGATCAGGCTGGCAAGCGACAACTCAATCTGTTGGAGATGCGTCCCGATCCCTCAATAGAGTGGCTAATATATATCCAGCACTCCAAAATAGCGGTGGTACTTACAGTACGATACTGTAGTACTGATATAGATATCATTTTTTTACAACTATACTCCAGCTATGTATATGGTGTGCAGCGAGGAAGCTGCTTTAGTAGTAGGTATAACGCAAGTGGGTACTTCACAGCTCTATGCGATGCACACAGTCCGCGCGAGAACCTTGGGGTGCTACTTGAAGATACCACAACCCTCATTAAATGTTACTAAAGAATGTCCACATGCCTATCTACATGACAATGTAAAAAACTAGCTTCCAACACTCACTCTTTTCCCTGCCAACTCAAGCGCTGTTATAAACGGTTCACGACTGCCAAGGATGATGCCCAGCATTCTCGGAGCTCCTTTTACTCAAAGAATCGGATCCCGATAAGTAAGGGTCATCCGGGTAAGTGTAAGTGCAACGTGATCATGCCTGGTAGTAGATATCATGTAGGAATGAGATTTTGTAGTTTCATGGAAGCGCAATCCCTACACTGCTATACAGAAGTATATAAAGAAGTTTGATAAGTCTAcaagcacatacgaccataggtagtggagaactcggggtcccgtctgctcccccatagataagccactaaccggcagattagtagttgagtgggtgaccatcagcgaacaccggctgttgtatgtttttattttttgcATTTTTGTGTTGAGTATTGTTCTTTTTGCGTGCCTTAGAAGCATCGTTGCTTGCTGTCATGCGGCTGTTGAAAGGGTGTGCGCTAAAGTGACATGGATGATGGCGGGGTTCTCAGGTACACACCTACTCTAATATTGAACCAGTGCAAGCTCACTTAGACCAAGATGTATGAACCCTCATAAAAGTCTATCAAGTAAACTATACAAAACTTGCTGATTGTCTTGTCAAGTATATGATCCTGAGTTTGTAAAAGAAGTCTTCTAATTCAAGTGTGCCCTTTGTTATTGCTCGATAGCCGTGTTACATCCACAAAGCTCTTGAAAAGCAATGTCAATAAGCGAATGAAGTTTAATACGCCAGCTGTCTTAAACAGCTGTCCAATAACATGTGCCCGGGGTCAGATAAAATCAGGCAGCTCGATCAGCAAGTCGTTCAGCCAATCGGTATCGCAGCAGTTTTTAACATGGCTTTGTCTTATTCCTCGGCGTATTCTTCTCGTAGTAGGAAAGACTAGTTGCGGCTGTTGGTAGCAATTGCTTATTACAAGATCCACTGCTAAATACAATACTAAACAAAGAGGATATATATCTCTCACctctttattattattattattattcccTTTTGCGCTGCTATCTACTTTTCCTTTGGTTTGTTAagcttggaagatgagattatTATTCATCAACTCATCACCCGTCAGACAAAATGGTGTAAGCAGCATGAAGATATGCAGTTCATATACAAGCTACAACCTGTAGAAGGGAAAGCAAGTTAGTGTTATCAAGTCAACTCATCAAGACATCACATTGCAGACACAAATAATTGAGTGGGTAACCTCTGGTATATTGTAATGTTAAATAACTAATACGCAGAAAGCGAGTCAAAGCCATTCCTTgtcatccatccatcccggCACAAAAAGCCCAGTGCCCTCTCCCAAAGCTGCTCTATAAACCAAAAAAGTAACAAACGAAACCATCACAAGATCCAAAACTCTTTCAAGATAATTCCCGTCTACAATGCAGAACCCTCAACAcgaaaaagggggggctcgATGCAGAGACAGCGaatcaacaaaaaagatAAATCAGGCTCTCGTGGTTCTTTTGGCCCAAAAAGTGCTTCCAAAAAGAGGAGCAAAACAAGTTCTTTTCCGTCTTTCTAGCcagcaaagacaaaacaTAAAAAGGATATGGCTATAACCACGATTGGCGGTTGGGTATCCCCAAACAAAAAGCcttcctttttgttttcttacCAACCACCAACCCACTCAACGTCTCCGAGATCGGTGCGCCTATCCTTGCGCCAGTTCCAATCTTTCGCCTTGCTCCACGAATTCTCCTTGAGGCGATCCTTGCTCCACCCCTTGCTGCCAAAActgttgccattgttgttgtgTTGATTGTGTAAAATAGTGTTATTGTGAGAAGTAGAAAAATGATGATCCCAAACGCCCGCTTCATAATATTTGTTGTTATTGTATCCGTTGTTACTGTATCCAAACCCAAATTGACGACGCTGCTTCCAACCGGGAGACTTTTCGGGCTCCGCCTGAATGTTTTGGCCTCTGCGACGCTCACCAAGCGCAGCCCACTTGTCGACGTCGCCGCGCTTCGACGGGGGCGAATAGCGCGGCGTGATAGTAAAGGCGTGCTTGGTGGGAGGAGAGGCCTcgtgaaaaaagaaaccatcCGCAACCAAATCATCGTCCACATCCCCTTTGATGACGTGAGCCACAGGGATGGGCTCAGTCTTTTGCACAGAGTGCTCGTTGGTGCTCTCGTGGCTCCAAGTGCGCGAGTTGAGCTCCTTGAGAGCGCTGAccctctgctgctcctgctcctgctcttgttcctcttcctcttcatcctcgtcccaCATGTCACTCCAGCTCTTGGAAACCGTATCCTTCTGGCGGCCGCCAAAGACGGAGGCCATGGAGGGGAACGGCTTGCCCATGGCGATGGGCAGAGAGCCGGCAGCGGGAGAAACCTTGGTGAAAGGCTTGGGCATGGGCGGGCGAGAGATGTTGAAGGCCCGCAGACGAGCTTCAATGATGCGCGAGTCCAGCATGGAGGAAGACGGGGTCTGGACTCCAGTAGAGTACCAGTCGGTCGTCTCTCCAGACTTGGAGAAGAGATCCTCGCTGTAGCTCTCATCGTCGGGAATGATACTAAGTTGGCGACGATGGGCAGCAGGAGTCTCGTTGAGCGCTTTGGTCCAAGGGAATGCGCCTCCATCGATCTGTGGGGTTTGGATGGACGGGGTGCGGAGAGGCTCACGATGAGCGGATGCCACGGTAGGGTTCTCGGCACCGCAAAAGTCATCGAGAGACTCATCCTCCGTCGTAAAGCTCACAGCGCGAAGGAGGGCATCGCGGGCGCCCTCGAGGGAACGCTTCCTGGGGTCCAAGTTCATGCACTGCACGATGACCTCGTACGTGTCCTGCGACATGCTGGGGAAGACGTCAAAGAGGCTCTGCTTGTCACGAGAGAAGTCGAGGAACAGAGGATCAGACTCTGTGGGGGTGGTGAAGGGGTTgcgggagaagagaatgtTGAGGAGACAAATGCCAATGGCCCAGACATCAGCCTCGGCAGGTGAGTATCCAGCACCGGCAGAGTCGAATTGCTCAGGAGCCATGTACCTGTCGCTGCCGACGGTAGTCTCGAAGGACCACTTGTCGGTAGTGGCAAGGCCAAAGTCGCCGAGTTTCATCGCGCCATCTTGAGTAAGGAAGATGTTTTCTGGCTTGATATCGCGATGGTAGACACCCTTGGAGTGGATGTAGGCAACCGCGTCGACCAGCTCAAGCATGAACTGGCGAACGTGCTCAGTCTCCAGAGGTCCGTGGCCGTTGCGAATGGCCTCATAGAGGTCACCCTGGCCGCAAAACTCCATGACCAAGTAGACGTGAGCCTCGGTCTCAAAGGTATCAAGCAAGTTGACGATGTTGGGGTGCGATCCAAGGCCGTTATGCAGAGCATATTCCTCAGATCGCTCGTCGACTGCAAACTCGGGGTTGACCTCACAAGGCGCTGACCTCTTGGTGAGACACTTGATGGCGACGACCTGGTTGGAAACGAGGTCCTGAGCCATAAAGACCATGCCGAATGAGCCGTGGTTGAGTGGTGAGATGGTCTGGTAGCGACCTCCATCAAGGAGAAGGCCACCAGTGAACTTGTTCCTCATGCATTCCATGATTGTGAAAGTGGAGTGTGTGaaagtataaaaagtataaaaaaaaggtaaagctgatgaagttgaaaagCCAGAAAAAGCTAGAacaaaagatgaagagatgaaaagatgaaaaacaGATGtgataaaaataaaaaagataattTATACAGGCGGAGTTTGGTGTTCAAGATATGTAAAAGTGATATATGCCTTTTGTCTCTAGCCGTTGATCAATCGCGCACCCTGATGGTATGAACCGTTCGACGTTTCTATACGCAAGGTTGCGTTCAAGCAAAGACGGGAAGAGAGATAAAAGACGCGAACAAGAACTGCGCAAAACCGGCAGTTGAAGAATCGAAGAACAGATGACCGGAATGTACAAGCCGTAAAGGACAAAGGAAAGGGCAAAACGACAGGTAGCCACGGATAATTGATTGTTGGTTGATAGTGTTGCTTGGCGGATAGTATTGAGTTTATAAGATGATCATTTGTTGAGAGATTTCAGAAAGAgtaaagaaacaaaggagACGCGGATTAACGAAAccgtggccaagatgccgaaAGCCGGCTTGCGTATGAGagagaggtggaagaaatTGTTTTGTTCGTTATAATGACATCGAGGTCGCGTTAAGAGGCTGAAATGTATAATGAATGACTGGTgtagattattttttttttgtattggTGGAGAGTGGTGGTGAGGCTTTGAGGAAGACGGCGAGGGTCGGGTCCGTCAAGAGGCCAACAAGGTAGGCGAGTTGAGTATTgaagatggtgttgaggttGTGAggagacaaggagaagaatcaGGGAGAGTGAAGCAACGTGGCGGACCAAccaaggcggcggccgtgaGCGGAGCGTAGCTCTCGCTGGAAAGGGGGTGACTCAATCAAGGCgaaaagatggagatgtcCAGTCGCGAGCGAGGTTGAGCCGAATAACTTTTgggtgaaaagaaaaaagccgCTGTAGAGCAAGAGACTTGTGACTATCGCCCGGTGACTCGATCGAAGGTGCTGATGGACAGCTTATCGAAGGCGGCCGAGACCGGGACGGTGTGACGAAGACGGCGGAGTGCACTAAGCCGAGGCTCTATAGACGGGACGAGTTTGCGGCGAAGCAGTGACAACTAAAGTAACACGCTGGCGGGAGAGTCTATGGCAGACCGAAGACGAAGCTGTCGAACAGGCTGAGGCGCACCGCTGCAGGGATCTggcaaggcaaaggaggacccttctttctctcgtcGACTGTTGGGGAATCGGTTGCGTCGGTGCCGATGAGGTTCGGATGGCGGCAGGGCTTGCGAGGGCTTATCGTCGAGGTGGCGAATCTGGCGCTGGGGGATTGACTTGAGCGATTGCGAGAGACGACGCGACAAGGAGTCGAGGATCGAGGTCGTGGAAGAACCAGGCGGATGACGAGACGCAAGCTTcgaggagaaagaaggccTTTGGCTGGGGGGTTGGGGATGGGAGCgggaaggaggagggagacgATGAAGTAGAAGTAGGAAGTCGGTGGATGCAGGAGGATGAAGGCGAGCAGACGCCAGAGGCCGGATGAAAAGGGAATCCGGGATGAGTAAATGGCCGTGGAAGAGAGTGGAAGTGCACAGGGGGGGGTGGGGCGCCGTGAAGGCACGAGAACctgccagcagcggcactggGGGTGGTGGGGCGCGCCCACTGCGTCCACTAGCCAGCGTCCCATCCAGCGACTAGCACAGGGCACTACAGGGCACTACagggcagcagcaccaccgTGGCCCGCTAGCGGCAGTGCTATGCGTGGTAGTCGCACGCTACGAGCTGTAGGTACAGACATGGCGAGCAGAGGTACCGGGAACCcgcggcgagggcagcgCGGCGCCGAGCACAGCGGCGTGCAGTTACGAACACGGAGTAGCTGGTACCGCCCCGCGCTGGACCCCCAGACCAGACACTTGACACCTTGCAGCGAGTTTCGAGCAGACATGCCAGTGCCTCGACCCAGGCGCACGCACGTTGCCACGACGCCGTTGGGCTTGGGGCTTTTGTACACGGTGTTTGGGGCCCCTGCGCGGCGCATGCACTGTCGTCCAAGTCCAGACACCTTACTTGTACACCGTGGCGCATACCGAGCACGGCGGCCTTGGGCACCGTGCACGCCAGCCTGCCCCAACAAAAGACCTGAGCGATCGTTCGCAGCGGACTAGAGAGAGCATAAAGAGTCACGCGTGGCCGCCCGTTTTGCGGAGCACAGTGCGGGCAGCGCTTTAGGCATCCCGCAGGTTCCCGCACACCCTGCAGACGCTTCTGGCACAAGCgcggcgctggctggctCGCCGAGGGGAGTACCGGGTACGGGCTGCACGGGGTGCTGCGCTGGGCAGGAATAGGGGCCCAAGCCGGTCATGCGGGTACCTGTACACCTGGCAGAGGGTCTACCTGGCAACGGCCGGAGGACGCCGTGGTGGCAGTCGGTTGAGTACGGACGAAGGATTGTCTGAGTGTTGATGTGTCAGGCCACGCAGAGACAGACAGGTAGCAGCGCATTGTTGAAGCCTGCATGTCCTGGATGTATAGGTAGGCAATGCATGTAATCTACATGTGTCTCTGCCGTATTCGTGGCGACGACGCTCCGAGTACCTCGAGTGGCACCACGcagccagcctcttctttgtcaCTGATGCAATGCAGGCCAATGTATGGGGTAAGATGATACAATCAACACTATTGTAAATGACGCTCGCGTGCTAGCAATTATAGTACATTATTGAGCAATACGCAGCTATCTGCACTTACTCGTGCTTCGTTGCGTCGTCAATACTGCGAACTCGGATGCGCATGACGAGCAATCGCCCAAAGCCCAATTCAATTCACCAAAAGTCGCAATTGTTAGCATTTAGCCGAATGGCCACCTGCGCCGCTAACAGCGCTGACAAGCCGGGTCCACCAATTACTGTGCAGAATCTCTTTAGCAGTCACGCCAGGTGGCGTCCCCacacgacgacgacatgacGAGGGTCTGCGTGACAGCACCGTGCTAAGACCGCTGAAGAAGTCACTGTGCCGTCCAGGTCGCACAGCACAGTCCCTAGCGCACTTGGTCTCGCTTTAGCGTCCGCGAGCGTGCAATGCTTGGCTTTTGGCGGTTCCAGATCCAGACCCAGGCCCAGGCTGTTTTTGTTACTCACAGCCAAGTCCGCAATCCGGAGGGCCTGGCCGGAACCCTCTCAGGCGCCCAGATGGCCTGAACGATTgggtggcagcggcagcagagcagtTCGCTTCGGCGCAAGACGCACGGCCACGGCATGGAGCGTGCGCTGGTACCGGTACGGGGTGGATGCTGCGTGTGCGGCACGTTTTGCGAGTACCGCTGTTTGCTGTCCACGTTGCTGCACGTTGCTGCATCGACCGCCATCCGTCCACGTCGCAACAAAGGAAAATGGCCGACATGATGAAATTCGAGATGATGATATGAAAGAAAATCAgataaaattaaataaaaacaaTCATCGTTATCTGACAGCGGTTGCCGCGTGGCACCAATCGTGACATGTCGCTCCTCTGTTTCTGCCTTGGCCCCCGCGCTGCGTCGAAACCCAGAATCAGGGTCCGGAGCACACGACCAGCCAAAGCGAATCAGATTGCCCAATGGCCAATGAATGGAATCTGCTCTGCGTACCGATACACCACACCATCTACGCCGTATACTGGTCGATGCATTGATGCCTCTACTGTGCACCACTTTTTGGGAGAGGCAGAGCACAGCATAGCCCCCCGTCCCAATTTATCTCGACTCTCTTGTTTTCCTATTGAACCTCTCGCTCTTTTATACGGAGTACATTGGGTCGCCATACGTTTCTGCGCGCCCGTGCTCGTACCGCGCAAGGGTCAGGCCGGGCTCATTAGACTTTCTGCTAGGGGAATTGCGTTCGTTTTGATTGACGAGCCGGAAAATGACGAGATTTGCAAGAGGGGTCGTTTCTCACCCTCAGTGCCAAATCCGCGTATCCAGAACTCTGTACCTTTGCCCTGTACACCGTGCCTTTGTTGCAGCGATCCCATCTCGGCTAGGACATGATAGGCGGGCAGACAAGCAGATACGATGGCGCTCTACGCTCTTCACAGCAGGTCgctacagctacagcaaCAACTCATCCGTAGCGTCCACAGGTACCTACCGCATTCTGCATGGATTGTCCAAAGACCCTAGACCTTTTCATGGCTGTTTCATGTGTATACACGTACATTTGCAGGTATGGCCCAATGCCGATCGTGATTGGCCGGGACACGCACGTTGGGGGCAGCTTCACGTTTCTGTCTCATTGCCGACGATAGGTGTAGAGATACCTATAAAGATACAAACTGTGCATCCGCGATAACGTGAGATGCGGTACTGACTGCATGTACATTCTGTAGTCTACAATGCACGATGCGGTAACACAGAGTGGACAGTAGAT is a window from the Trichoderma atroviride chromosome 5, complete sequence genome containing:
- a CDS encoding uncharacterized protein (TransMembrane:1 (o53-77i)) encodes the protein MGRWLVDAVGAPHHPQCRCWQVLVPSRRPTPPCALPLSSTAIYSSRIPFSSGLWRLLAFILLHPPTSYFYFIVSLLLPAPIPNPPAKGLLSPRSLRLVIRLVLPRPRSSTPCRVVSRNRSSQSPSARFATSTISPRKPCRHPNLIGTDATDSPTVDERKKGPPLPCQIPAAVRLSLFDSFVFGLP
- a CDS encoding uncharacterized protein (EggNog:ENOG41); translated protein: MAEDTGIPALLASRAIVVSRAIYDVFRGRRLTPADLGSFRAAHEIAAKLYMIHQYLGTLPPYWVEHDVEQLCHTMLHSLDAIYPPTVGSARSSLFNRTYATDLEINVMNFFKKQTEKSREIRRDCDSLIQKLTKDANDIKGLPKIVTQHLDTPDTSLDELNHGAFNALQTIAECESTKYQTCRTAPTAEEDLQIMRHPARICLHELRNSQETVKRDMTVLVSAMDMTLWQEFSLKM
- a CDS encoding uncharacterized protein (EggNog:ENOG41) → MTGKTWFLPPDFTFLPDGQIALGSIIPSPQQPTAILASAISYPTVILPEVKSITEKNLSFSAEKSRSLGLALFAKVLNVGNAKINVSWYKNKTFSAVDHEVRTYHGAFAPETLRAILALDNVQRHIDGGRFGKRHVYIITGLRVVRESLTVTEEKRRNTATSVKASGFIPTGIMPAVLGATVAGKTEDRASSSYETAPGIVFAYRLHVIRPKNIGADVELFSDRTAFFSGEAEDVEPEMEIVEVDGAVYREDLDAEQDGYEEKRLEGVDNDSYIVFQSQPLAIESELLKRSQHMPEGV
- a CDS encoding uncharacterized protein (EggNog:ENOG41), producing the protein MECMRNKFTGGLLLDGGRYQTISPLNHGSFGMVFMAQDLVSNQVVAIKCLTKRSAPCEVNPEFAVDERSEEYALHNGLGSHPNIVNLLDTFETEAHVYLVMEFCGQGDLYEAIRNGHGPLETEHVRQFMLELVDAVAYIHSKGVYHRDIKPENIFLTQDGAMKLGDFGLATTDKWSFETTVGSDRYMAPEQFDSAGAGYSPAEADVWAIGICLLNILFSRNPFTTPTESDPLFLDFSRDKQSLFDVFPSMSQDTYEVIVQCMNLDPRKRSLEGARDALLRAVSFTTEDESLDDFCGAENPTVASAHREPLRTPSIQTPQIDGGAFPWTKALNETPAAHRRQLSIIPDDESYSEDLFSKSGETTDWYSTGVQTPSSSMLDSRIIEARLRAFNISRPPMPKPFTKVSPAAGSLPIAMGKPFPSMASVFGGRQKDTVSKSWSDMWDEDEEEEEQEQEQEQQRVSALKELNSRTWSHESTNEHSVQKTEPIPVAHVIKGDVDDDLVADGFFFHEASPPTKHAFTITPRYSPPSKRGDVDKWAALGERRRGQNIQAEPEKSPGWKQRRQFGFGYSNNGYNNNKYYEAGVWDHHFSTSHNNTILHNQHNNNGNSFGSKGWSKDRLKENSWSKAKDWNWRKDRRTDLGDVEWVGGW
- a CDS encoding uncharacterized protein (EggNog:ENOG41~TransMembrane:1 (o336-354i)~MEROPS:MER0016983); translated protein: MKWDGFTNSKRYFDDAVKFCLKSKEVNPSPEQQNLDGKEGIVIRKKFHEYVVRPLEWLQKGFGTQVGHINYVDKKPLSPPQRAPDNEAGKLEPDAEFHSATVVPQMWLRDLKKISELVERKRRDCAVSAEIRVAILDTGLDREFPTFRAKSGLMKSIIEEKDFVDPDAQTMTDTFGHGTLMARLLMECAPGAGILVARVAKSTNELESSRENIKQAILWAGQIGKADIIFMSFGFPTNDQGIREAIEKVQKERQDNIIFLASAGNSSTDDESFPARHPAVISVYATNCNGVFLSSNAKSTTNSAAVLGTFGDDIPSSIQDEFSSTYPKICEPGSSVATAIMAGISATMLIYATVLPRLILLQGKAASTTDNMLQRLRTTKGMEAALDRLAPKDEDHPRRRSVNPIWFWKKSSDDLGRYAAIFDALSKLDRIS